The following coding sequences lie in one Syngnathus scovelli strain Florida chromosome 1, RoL_Ssco_1.2, whole genome shotgun sequence genomic window:
- the LOC125984993 gene encoding homeobox protein Nkx-2.5, with translation MFPSPSTSTPFSVKDILNLEHSHDLMSSLELSSRMDCCNALTATSSLTSSCCVLSLKHEPLRDMSTGIPLFDEDLHHHDPKFAIYGKPLTQMDGVKEGASSLLEGKHAKEELSPRGEAEDDSKREDPNRPKGRRRRKPRILFSQAQVYELERRFKQQRYLSAPERDHLAGVLKLTPTQVKIWFQNRRYKCKRQRQDQSLEMVSLPPPPPPPRRVSVPVLVRDGKACVAAEASPCNPSYCMAHVNHFAYNNYPHPQFSSYANSACGTNYACSYSAAAMQTVSSNNGNYVNFGMQGELNNVQAAFPTSNSGSSLHGIRTW, from the exons ATGTTTCCGAGCCCCAGCACGTCCACTCCCTTCTCTGTCAAAGATATATTAAATCTGGAGCACAGCCATGACCTCATGTCTTCTCTGGAGCTTTCTTCTCGCATGGATTGCTGCAACGCGCTCACCGCCACTTCTAGCCTAACTTCCTCCTGCTGCGTGCTGAGTCTCAAGCACGAGCCTTTGCGGGACATGTCAACGGGGATCCCATTGTTTGACGAGGACCTCCATCATCATGACCCCAAATTCGCTATTTACGGAAAACCACTTACGCAGATGGACGGAGTGAAGGAGGGCGCATCAAGCCTGTTAGAAGGTAAACATGCAAAAG AGGAGTTGAGTCCTCGGGGCGAAGCCGAAGACGACTCGAAACGCGAGGATCCGAACCGACCGAAGGGCCGCAGACGCCGAAAGCCGCGGATCCTCTTCTCCCAGGCACAGGTGTACGAGCTGGAGCGCCGCTTTAAGCAGCAGAGGTACTTGTCCGCCCCCGAGAGAGACCACCTGGCCGGGGTCCTCAAGCTCACCCCGACGCAGGTGAAGATCTGGTTCCAGAACCGAAGGTACAAGTGCAAGCGGCAGAGGCAGGACCAAAGCCTGGAGATGGTGtccctgccgccgccgccgccgccgcccaggAGGGTGTCGGTGCCGGTGTTGGTGCGGGACGGCAAGGCTTGCGTGGCGGCCGAGGCGAGCCCCTGCAATCCGTCCTACTGCATGGCCCACGTCAACCACTTCGCCTACAACAACTATCCGCATCCGCAGTTTAGCAGCTACGCCAACAGCGCCTGCGGCACAAACTATGCGTGCAGTTACTCCGCAGCCGCCATGCAAACGGTATCGTCCAATAATGGCAATTACGTGAACTTCGGCATGCAAGGAGAGCTCAACAACGTCCAGGCCGCCTTTCCCACCTCCAACAGCGGGAGCTCGCTCCATGGCATTAGGACTTGGTAA